From Sulfuracidifex tepidarius, one genomic window encodes:
- a CDS encoding LapA family protein gives MNKWVVVSIVGVVILVIGIGLAIYGADSFGGAVSSSLNDLKIKPFTTLTPGGEEQISVPANSYDLLLYNSTMPLQLKDVNVTYAAGIYEAAIATKSAPVNYYLVNNNSVPVEVKYVLTPVDLTQLEMASVGILLLFAGFIIAIAGGVIAIISRFRKKRSTDFGQPPTVP, from the coding sequence ATGAATAAATGGGTCGTTGTGTCTATAGTTGGTGTAGTGATCCTAGTCATAGGGATAGGCTTAGCTATTTACGGAGCGGATTCGTTTGGCGGGGCAGTGAGTTCCTCGTTAAATGACCTCAAGATCAAGCCCTTCACTACCCTGACCCCAGGGGGAGAAGAGCAGATAAGTGTGCCTGCGAACAGTTACGATCTCCTGCTTTACAACTCCACCATGCCTTTACAACTCAAGGACGTGAACGTGACATACGCAGCAGGGATATACGAGGCAGCTATCGCGACTAAGAGCGCACCCGTCAACTATTACTTGGTGAACAACAACTCTGTACCGGTAGAGGTGAAATACGTCTTAACACCGGTGGACTTAACTCAACTAGAGATGGCTAGTGTTGGGATTTTGCTCCTCTTCGCAGGCTTCATAATTGCCATCGCAGGGGGCGTGATAGCCATCATCTCCCGCTTCAGGAAGAAGAGGAGCACAGATTTCGGTCAACCCCCCACCGTGCCTTGA